Proteins encoded in a region of the Clostridium butyricum genome:
- the bet gene encoding phage recombination protein Bet: protein MADIVKYEANGQQVELSVATVKQYLVSGGGNVSNQEVMMFMKLCQGQKLNPFTREAYLVKYGNQSASIVVGKDAFTRRAEANPNYKGVKSGVIVVNLNKQIENREGTFYLKGREELVGGWARVSFKDNKDEVFNTVSLDEYIGRKKDGSIQNMWATKPATMIRKVALVQALRDAFPNSLSQMYVAEEVQVDESELPVHEVDVKEEQRQAAHVDAPPQPATQNTKAQVMQLAREKELMAGEGRGANVEALEKFANEHGISLRGMTEEQAEQLVKLLMEYTPVQEVPEEDIQQVEVVDAEVVNEENTQDPEDDSDPF, encoded by the coding sequence ATGGCAGATATAGTTAAGTATGAAGCAAATGGTCAACAAGTAGAATTATCAGTTGCAACGGTTAAACAATACTTAGTAAGCGGTGGAGGAAATGTAAGCAATCAAGAAGTGATGATGTTCATGAAATTATGTCAAGGGCAGAAGCTTAATCCATTTACCAGAGAAGCTTATCTAGTTAAGTATGGAAACCAATCAGCAAGTATAGTAGTTGGCAAGGATGCATTTACTAGAAGAGCTGAAGCAAATCCTAATTATAAAGGTGTTAAGTCTGGGGTTATTGTAGTTAATCTTAATAAGCAGATTGAAAATAGAGAAGGTACATTTTATCTTAAAGGTAGAGAAGAATTAGTTGGTGGATGGGCAAGGGTTTCATTCAAGGATAATAAAGATGAAGTATTTAATACTGTAAGTCTTGATGAATATATAGGTAGAAAAAAAGATGGGTCAATTCAAAATATGTGGGCCACTAAGCCAGCAACAATGATAAGAAAAGTTGCATTAGTACAAGCATTAAGAGATGCATTTCCAAATAGTTTATCTCAAATGTATGTAGCAGAAGAAGTTCAGGTTGATGAAAGTGAGTTGCCAGTACATGAAGTTGATGTTAAAGAAGAACAGAGACAGGCCGCGCATGTTGATGCACCACCACAACCAGCAACACAGAATACTAAAGCTCAAGTAATGCAGTTGGCAAGAGAAAAAGAGTTAATGGCAGGAGAAGGAAGAGGAGCTAACGTTGAAGCTTTAGAAAAGTTTGCTAATGAACATGGAATAAGTTTAAGAGGAATGACAGAAGAACAGGCAGAGCAGTTAGTTAAGTTGTTAATGGAATATACACCAGTACAAGAAGTTCCAGAAGAAGACATACAGCAAGTAGAAGTTGTAGATGCTGAGGTTGTAAATGAAGAAAATACTCAAGATCCTGAAGATGATTCAGATCCATTTTAG
- a CDS encoding DNA repair protein yields MKLELTHIAITGFKGYKDKVEYDLGFRTVVTGNNALGKSTIGEAIVWALTGCDVYGNEKAATRLVNNRKPKVTEVVLDFLLDGESQTIIRRKKGSSNEVYWNESKITTNDIARDIFKNKNVFLSIVNPYFFPELAPKDAKQLLSDVLKPIGRDEIFAELGDYLVKILNDNGFRMPETFMADTRTDIKEQEENIIYLEGVQDGLKPMEVEEKKEFDDTELKKLQSELDTLKKTDTIESQLSKLIKPKDYIAELSELRVQEATLKSSFNNLALQELLPVEAKRERKDELLKEYRNKKSKLENMDSKFIECDQCGNKIDLTREAKKMLEDEIKEICAAGSKLKREIKNIEEKNAEISETNNKIRTAKETEINDKLARIKIKRQSYLTDADEHQKAYEEKRQAIINGSQEQESQRKEKIRLLSSQVSELEYQKKEVINFNASVDAAIKHNNNLIEDQKLNKEKIQNSKNKIEQLKLALDAAKQYNSIKLKKQSAQISKYLDKVDISFEKLTKDGELKDDFKINYEGKEFNKLSNAEKIKAGLEIANLLINLQNLHFPVFVDNAESINEVPELDTQMIQAKVTTDNEVKVEVIE; encoded by the coding sequence ATGAAATTAGAATTAACTCATATAGCTATTACAGGCTTTAAGGGATACAAGGATAAAGTAGAATACGATTTGGGATTCAGAACAGTTGTGACCGGCAATAATGCATTAGGAAAGAGTACTATAGGGGAAGCCATAGTATGGGCATTAACAGGATGTGATGTTTATGGAAATGAAAAAGCAGCTACGAGATTAGTTAATAATAGAAAGCCAAAGGTTACTGAAGTAGTTTTAGACTTCTTATTAGATGGTGAATCACAGACAATTATAAGAAGGAAAAAAGGCAGCAGCAATGAGGTTTACTGGAACGAATCTAAAATAACTACTAATGATATTGCTAGAGATATATTTAAAAATAAGAATGTGTTCTTAAGTATAGTTAATCCTTATTTCTTCCCAGAACTAGCACCAAAAGATGCAAAACAATTGCTTTCAGATGTACTTAAACCTATAGGAAGAGATGAAATATTTGCAGAGCTTGGAGATTATTTAGTAAAAATTCTTAATGATAATGGATTTAGAATGCCAGAAACATTTATGGCGGATACAAGAACAGACATTAAAGAACAGGAAGAAAATATTATCTACTTAGAAGGCGTGCAAGACGGATTGAAACCTATGGAAGTAGAAGAAAAGAAAGAGTTTGATGATACTGAACTAAAAAAACTTCAAAGTGAATTAGACACTCTAAAGAAAACTGATACCATTGAAAGTCAATTGTCAAAACTTATAAAGCCTAAAGATTATATTGCTGAATTAAGTGAATTAAGAGTTCAAGAGGCAACTTTAAAATCTTCATTTAACAATTTAGCGTTACAAGAATTATTACCTGTAGAAGCTAAGAGAGAGCGTAAAGATGAATTATTGAAAGAATATCGTAATAAAAAATCAAAACTAGAAAACATGGACAGTAAGTTTATCGAATGTGACCAGTGCGGAAATAAAATAGATCTTACAAGGGAAGCAAAAAAAATGCTTGAAGATGAAATTAAAGAAATATGTGCAGCTGGTTCAAAGCTTAAGAGAGAAATAAAAAATATTGAAGAAAAGAATGCTGAAATATCTGAAACTAATAATAAAATCAGAACTGCAAAGGAAACTGAAATTAATGATAAACTTGCAAGAATAAAAATAAAAAGACAGTCTTATTTAACGGATGCTGATGAACATCAAAAAGCTTATGAAGAAAAAAGACAAGCAATTATAAATGGAAGTCAAGAACAAGAATCACAGAGAAAAGAAAAAATTAGATTACTTTCTTCTCAAGTATCTGAACTTGAATATCAAAAGAAAGAAGTAATTAATTTTAATGCTAGCGTAGATGCAGCAATTAAACATAATAATAATTTAATTGAAGATCAAAAGCTAAATAAAGAAAAAATTCAAAATAGTAAAAATAAAATAGAACAGCTTAAATTAGCATTAGATGCAGCAAAACAATATAACTCAATTAAACTTAAGAAACAATCAGCACAAATAAGCAAATATTTAGATAAGGTTGACATAAGTTTTGAGAAACTTACTAAAGATGGAGAGCTTAAAGATGATTTCAAAATTAATTATGAAGGTAAAGAGTTTAATAAATTAAGTAATGCAGAAAAGATTAAAGCTGGACTTGAAATTGCAAACTTGCTTATAAATCTTCAAAACTTACATTTTCCTGTCTTTGTAGACAATGCTGAATCTATTAATGAAGTACCAGAGCTTGATACTCAGATGATACAGGCAAAAGTAACAACAGATAATGAAGTGAAAGTTGAGGTGATTGAATAA
- a CDS encoding ORF6N domain-containing protein: MNNKFVQASVIKNREVKINNTDLLVKEFNGQRVVTFKDIDMLHERVEGTAKRNFSDNKKYFIKNVDYYELSKNDVGTDFVLSYGFDKKAPKGMLLTESGYLMLVKSLQDDLAWKVQRELVNNYFRVSNVPLLDNFKFEISEMIDKKLSEAQRYYKIKSKSKHDISSYIKKRLGVLRADGEYEAVKARVFLITGISKWEDLDINKLDEILPIIDESIRIVKLDRPQQITLWE; encoded by the coding sequence ATGAACAATAAATTTGTACAAGCTTCAGTAATTAAAAATAGAGAAGTTAAAATTAACAACACTGATTTATTAGTAAAAGAATTTAATGGACAAAGAGTTGTAACATTTAAAGACATTGATATGTTGCATGAGAGAGTAGAAGGAACTGCAAAAAGAAATTTTTCAGATAATAAGAAATACTTCATTAAGAATGTTGATTATTATGAATTATCAAAAAATGATGTCGGTACGGATTTCGTACTTTCATATGGATTTGATAAAAAAGCACCAAAGGGAATGTTGCTTACCGAAAGTGGTTATTTAATGCTAGTAAAGTCACTTCAAGATGATTTAGCATGGAAAGTTCAAAGGGAATTGGTTAATAACTATTTTAGAGTTTCAAATGTTCCGTTACTTGATAATTTCAAATTTGAAATATCTGAAATGATTGATAAAAAGTTGTCTGAGGCGCAGCGATATTACAAAATAAAATCTAAATCAAAGCATGATATAAGTAGCTATATAAAGAAAAGGCTCGGAGTTTTAAGAGCAGATGGAGAATATGAAGCAGTTAAAGCAAGGGTATTTTTAATTACTGGAATAAGCAAGTGGGAAGATTTAGACATAAACAAACTCGATGAAATACTTCCAATAATTGATGAAAGTATAAGAATTGTAAAACTTGATAGGCCACAACAAATAACTTTGTGGGAGTAA
- a CDS encoding helix-turn-helix transcriptional regulator produces MGKKLGLKIKQLRSEYALISGKKLTQKDLSDMLGISRSYLGDIESGRTNASDELIGKISKIFNIDIEELIKYKKYDESLNLDINTVFSGPGKLIDDTQNTKLSKEEVKLLENYNKSNNEGKQMILSYSDYVSKNHVSVENEISASIDNSMPIAAHANEGANKEDIKHDLDIMNDDSQW; encoded by the coding sequence ATGGGTAAAAAATTAGGATTAAAGATAAAACAGTTAAGAAGTGAATATGCACTTATAAGTGGTAAAAAACTTACTCAAAAAGATTTATCTGATATGTTAGGAATTTCACGTTCTTACTTAGGCGATATAGAAAGTGGTAGAACTAATGCAAGTGACGAATTAATTGGTAAAATATCAAAAATATTTAATATTGATATTGAAGAACTTATTAAATATAAAAAATATGATGAATCCCTAAATTTAGACATTAATACCGTATTTAGTGGACCTGGAAAACTCATTGATGATACACAAAATACTAAATTATCCAAAGAAGAAGTAAAATTATTAGAAAACTACAATAAATCTAATAATGAAGGTAAACAAATGATACTTAGTTATTCCGATTACGTATCTAAAAATCATGTAAGTGTAGAAAATGAGATTTCTGCTTCTATAGATAATTCAATGCCAATAGCAGCACATGCAAATGAAGGTGCTAACAAAGAAGATATTAAACATGATTTGGACATAATGAATGATGACAGTCAATGGTAG
- a CDS encoding Rha family transcriptional regulator, with protein MNNKFSEVSEIKDRSKQEPKRLSSREVYQMMDLKQHSDLLRKIDGINKDFTQSKIAFSKYWIEGTYKDVSGKTNREFQISKKGCEFLAHKTTGTKGNLFTDKYMDRFEEMENQINGTTSVDELTTIDKVFGLLEGTKLIGAVVQAVVNITVQQRMNTLDVLNKETKKVIIDQLENKNMELSNESARMWKEIKDNQAVINMLTGNELKQLEYDDF; from the coding sequence ATGAACAATAAATTTTCAGAAGTATCAGAGATAAAGGACAGAAGTAAACAAGAACCTAAAAGATTAAGTAGTAGAGAAGTTTATCAAATGATGGATTTAAAACAACATTCAGATTTATTAAGAAAAATTGATGGAATTAACAAAGATTTTACTCAAAGCAAAATTGCGTTCAGTAAATATTGGATAGAAGGAACTTATAAAGATGTTAGTGGTAAAACCAATAGAGAATTTCAAATATCAAAGAAAGGTTGTGAGTTCCTAGCACATAAGACCACAGGAACTAAAGGAAATCTATTTACAGATAAATATATGGATAGATTTGAGGAAATGGAAAATCAGATTAATGGAACTACTTCAGTAGATGAACTCACAACAATAGATAAGGTATTCGGATTATTAGAAGGGACTAAATTAATAGGTGCAGTAGTACAAGCTGTAGTTAATATTACTGTTCAACAGAGAATGAATACATTAGATGTTCTAAATAAAGAAACTAAGAAAGTTATAATAGATCAGTTAGAAAATAAAAACATGGAATTATCCAATGAAAGTGCAAGAATGTGGAAAGAAATCAAGGATAATCAAGCTGTAATTAATATGCTTACTGGAAATGAACTTAAACAACTTGAATATGATGATTTTTAA
- a CDS encoding helix-turn-helix transcriptional regulator, translated as MADLIKNLTWNKKMEVLRTIKGWSQDEAAEKCFTGQRAYWGWEIGKTYPRKNSRRAIAQAFGVKEEEIFGEEQK; from the coding sequence ATGGCAGACTTAATAAAAAATTTAACATGGAATAAAAAAATGGAAGTATTGAGAACAATTAAAGGATGGAGTCAGGATGAAGCAGCAGAAAAATGCTTTACAGGGCAAAGAGCTTATTGGGGATGGGAAATAGGAAAAACATATCCACGTAAAAATAGTAGACGAGCTATCGCCCAAGCATTTGGAGTAAAAGAAGAAGAAATATTTGGAGAGGAGCAAAAATAA
- a CDS encoding tyrosine-type recombinase/integrase: protein MELEYNVTYRQKDKGIQAIISYKDNTGKWKQKSKQGFKTQREAKPVVMQIVNQIKEDLLNENTIINADYKYITFKELADNFIEHSKLYREPATVRSYKNAFAKFQLINDIKVHELKKINITKCIDEMLKQNILNDTILTYLKRIKLFFDYYKENYDPNFTIDLTFKLTHDKGTAVKKKALTNEKLNSLLNSKKLLKSKYYIVAYMSAKCGLRCSEVLGLTWDDIDRKNLVIKINKQWKKNKDNQFNFGTLKSKNSYREVPISPNVLKFLDKYKQKNPIHLNERIAPFSYDCINTYLNPILRDLADISIHELRHTYITMLISKGIDFKTVARIAGHDVKQTLSTYSHVTDDMMKSAHDIISQIL from the coding sequence ATGGAATTAGAATATAATGTTACCTACAGACAGAAGGATAAAGGTATTCAAGCTATTATAAGTTATAAAGACAATACTGGAAAATGGAAACAGAAAAGCAAGCAGGGATTTAAAACTCAACGTGAAGCTAAACCAGTAGTTATGCAAATAGTTAATCAAATAAAAGAAGATTTATTAAATGAAAATACAATAATTAATGCTGACTACAAATATATAACATTTAAAGAACTTGCAGATAATTTTATTGAACATTCGAAATTATATAGAGAGCCAGCAACTGTAAGAAGTTATAAAAATGCATTTGCTAAATTCCAATTAATAAATGACATAAAAGTGCATGAATTAAAAAAAATAAATATAACTAAGTGCATTGATGAAATGTTGAAGCAAAATATACTTAATGATACTATCTTGACATATTTAAAGAGAATTAAATTATTTTTTGATTACTATAAGGAAAATTATGATCCTAACTTTACTATAGACTTAACTTTCAAATTAACACATGATAAAGGTACTGCAGTTAAGAAAAAAGCTTTAACTAATGAAAAATTGAATTCTCTTTTAAATTCAAAAAAATTGTTAAAAAGTAAATACTATATTGTTGCCTATATGTCTGCAAAATGTGGTTTAAGATGTAGTGAAGTTTTAGGTTTAACTTGGGACGATATTGATAGAAAAAATTTAGTTATTAAAATAAATAAACAGTGGAAGAAAAATAAAGATAATCAATTTAATTTTGGAACATTGAAAAGCAAAAATTCATATAGAGAAGTTCCTATATCTCCTAATGTATTAAAATTTCTAGATAAATATAAGCAAAAGAACCCAATTCATTTAAATGAAAGAATTGCTCCATTCAGTTATGATTGCATTAACACTTATTTAAATCCTATATTGAGAGATTTAGCTGATATAAGTATACATGAATTAAGGCACACATATATAACAATGCTTATATCAAAAGGTATTGATTTTAAAACAGTTGCAAGAATAGCTGGCCATGATGTAAAACAAACACTTTCCACCTATAGTCATGTTACTGACGATATGATGAAAAGTGCTCATGATATAATATCTCAAATATTATAA